One Xenopus tropicalis strain Nigerian chromosome 8, UCB_Xtro_10.0, whole genome shotgun sequence genomic window carries:
- the peli2 gene encoding E3 ubiquitin-protein ligase pellino homolog 2, whose amino-acid sequence MFSPSQEEHCAPSKEPVKYGELVVLGYNGCLPNGDRGRRKSRFALFKRPKSNGVRASSVHVISTPQASKAISSRGQHSISFTLSRSQTVVVEYTHDKDTDMFQIGRSTESPIDFVVTDTVSGNQNDETQITQSTISRFACRIVCDRNPPYTARIFAAGFDSSKNIFLGEKAAKWKNPDGHMDGLTTNGVLVMHPKGGFTEESRPGVWREISVCGDVYTLRETRSAQQRGKLVENETNILQDGSLVDLCGATLLWRTADGLLHTPTQKHIEALRLEINAARPQCPVGLNTLAFPSINRKDVVEEKQPWAYLTCGHVHGYHNWGHRSDTEVNERECPMCRTVGPYVPLWLGCEAGFYVDAGPPTHAFKPCGHVSSEKSAKYWSQIPLPHGTHAFHAACPFCAIQLTGEESCVKLIFQGPVD is encoded by the exons GTACAACGGCTGTCTCCCAAATGGGGATCGAGGAAGGCGGAAAAGCAGATTTGCACTCTTTAAACGCCCTAAATCCAATGGGGTGAGAGCCAGCAGTGTCCATGTGATTTCAACCCCACAGGCTTCCAAG gcaaTCAGCAGCAGAGGCCAACACAGCATCTCATTCACATTATCCAGAAGTCAGACTGTTGTGGTGGAATACACCCATGACAAGGACACAGATATGTTTCAG ATTGGAAGGTCAACAGAAAGTCCCATTGACTTTGTAGTAACTGACACGGTTTCTGGCAACCAGAATGATGAAACACAGATAACACAAAGTACAATCTCTAGATTTGCGTGCAGGATAGTCTGTGACAGGAACCCTCCGTACACCGCTAGAATATTTGCTGCAGGATTTGACTCctccaaaaatatatttcttggt GAGAAAGCGGCCAAGTGGAAGAATCCTGATGGTCATATGGATGGACTAACTACCAATGGTGTTCTTGTGATGCATCCGAAGGGAGGGTTTACTGAAGAATCCAGGCCTGGAGTATGGCGGGAAATTTCAGTCTGTGGAGATGTATATACATTAAGAGAAACCAGATCTGCTCAGCAAAGAGGCAAACTT GTGGAAAATGAAACCAATATTCTGCAGGATGGTTCTCTTGTTGACTTATGTGGTGCCACCCTTCTTTGGCGAACAGCAGATGGTTTGCTCCATACACCGACTCAAAAACACATTGAAGCTTTGAGACTGGAAATAAATGCTGCCAGGCCTCAGTGCCCTGTTGGATTAAACACTTTAGCTTTTCCCAGTATCAACCGCAAAGATGTCGTAGAAGAGAAACAGCCTTGGGCTTACCTCACCTGTGGTCATGTGCACGGCTATCATAACTGGGGTCATCGCAGTGACACAGAAGTCAATGAACGCGAGTGTCCCATGTGTAGAACAGTTGGTCCCTATGTGCCTCTATGGCTTGGTTGTGAAGCAGGATTCTACGTAGATGCTGGACCTCCTACTCACGCTTTCAAACCTTGTGGACACGTCAGCTCAGAAAAATCTGCCAAATATTGGTCTCAGATTCCACTGCCACATGGTACACACGCGTTTCATGCTGCTTGTCCTTTCTGCGCAATACAATTGACTGGAGAAGAAAGCTGTGTCAAACTTATTTTCCAGGGCCCTGTTGACTAA